Proteins encoded within one genomic window of Aspergillus nidulans FGSC A4 chromosome VII:
- a CDS encoding uncharacterized protein (transcript_id=CADANIAT00009128), whose amino-acid sequence MRLRTRLGSLRRYPFLDNPRDRDDSDEQRWDSATAPGFQYNSSKKGGMSPRV is encoded by the exons atgaggctgaggacACGGCTAGG TAGCCTGAGGCGATATCCTTTTCTGGATAACCCGAGGGACCGGGATGACTCGGATGAGCAGCGCTGGGATTCCGCTACCGCCCCTGGTTTCCAGTACAACTCCAGTAAGAAAGGGGGCATGAGTCCGAGAGTGTGA